A genomic stretch from Candidatus Cybelea sp. includes:
- a CDS encoding helix-turn-helix transcriptional regulator: MRERRYLDVIGLLSDFASASPSARIERDVTLGAAMGYTRDFVAGRRLINRAINELTAGDPLYDEAYYYKSAIAWMQHEHAEAQEAAGVQLRSTDPNNRARAHIMLSWVALRRGEVLRQVEELQKALNEIDAAEVPDEYFRANALLTLALLCRELPIQDASERVRHTYEELAWTTGLQLERFQVTRFMAAVEELEGNELAAFGGFKKAARLAPSDHWSVLCFLDRALLAKNTGERAFAAEQLQEAHEIAQRVSWNEVAGEERSALLVLAELFAYEDPAVAEQYLARFRSLSSSVVPILSYGTDPRVRGFEAYSQGIAWLHLGDSEEGKNALTEAWSIFEDFNYGWRAALCALGLYDATRDKRWIERAAQKIEPWPRSWIARRIGESSSSRVVPLERIPSAKREVLELVRVGRRNSEIAQTLGRSPHTVRNQLAQLFQIFDVKSRAELVAVLSKPVVPLPRAPQRQRKGG, encoded by the coding sequence ATGCGCGAGCGCCGCTACCTCGATGTTATCGGCCTGCTCTCCGATTTCGCCAGTGCCAGCCCATCGGCCCGGATCGAGCGTGACGTAACGCTCGGGGCCGCGATGGGCTACACGCGAGACTTCGTCGCCGGCCGCCGGCTGATCAATCGAGCCATCAACGAGCTTACCGCCGGCGATCCCCTCTACGACGAGGCCTACTATTATAAGTCGGCGATTGCGTGGATGCAGCACGAACACGCCGAGGCGCAAGAGGCCGCCGGCGTTCAACTGAGGTCGACCGATCCCAACAACCGTGCACGCGCACACATCATGCTCTCGTGGGTCGCCTTGCGCCGCGGAGAGGTGCTTCGGCAGGTCGAGGAGTTGCAGAAGGCGCTCAACGAGATCGACGCGGCCGAAGTCCCCGACGAATATTTTCGTGCGAACGCTTTACTGACGCTCGCTTTGCTGTGTCGCGAGCTTCCCATCCAAGATGCGTCGGAACGCGTTCGTCACACCTACGAGGAGCTCGCGTGGACGACGGGCCTTCAGCTCGAACGTTTTCAAGTGACGCGTTTCATGGCGGCGGTCGAAGAACTCGAGGGAAACGAGCTGGCCGCATTCGGCGGTTTCAAGAAAGCCGCCCGCCTCGCTCCGTCCGATCATTGGAGCGTGCTCTGTTTCCTCGATCGCGCGTTGCTGGCAAAGAACACCGGCGAGCGGGCCTTTGCCGCCGAGCAGCTGCAGGAAGCGCACGAGATCGCCCAACGCGTTTCGTGGAACGAGGTCGCCGGTGAAGAGCGCTCGGCGCTGCTCGTTCTCGCGGAACTCTTCGCCTACGAAGACCCCGCCGTGGCGGAGCAATACTTAGCGCGGTTCCGGTCGTTGTCGTCGTCGGTCGTCCCGATCCTTTCGTACGGCACCGACCCTCGCGTCCGCGGCTTTGAGGCCTATTCGCAAGGCATTGCGTGGCTGCATCTTGGCGATAGCGAGGAAGGAAAGAACGCGCTGACCGAAGCCTGGTCGATCTTCGAAGACTTCAACTATGGATGGCGCGCGGCGCTCTGTGCGTTGGGTCTCTACGATGCAACGCGCGACAAGCGCTGGATCGAACGCGCGGCCCAGAAGATCGAGCCGTGGCCTCGCAGCTGGATCGCTCGCCGGATTGGTGAATCGAGTTCGTCGCGGGTGGTGCCGCTCGAGCGCATTCCGTCGGCGAAGCGCGAAGTTCTCGAACTCGTGCGTGTCGGCCGGCGAAACTCCGAGATCGCCCAGACGCTTGGTCGCAGTCCGCATACCGTGCGCAACCAGCTCGCACAGCTGTTCCAGATATTCGACGTGAAGAGCCGCGCGGAGTTGGTGGCGGTGCTCTCCAAGCCGGTCGTTCCGCTCCCGCGCGCCCCGCAACGCCAACGCAAAGGCGGATAA
- a CDS encoding type 1 glutamine amidotransferase domain-containing protein, whose amino-acid sequence MVRPRPLHGVRVAILVDDGFEQIELTSPREALHAAGATTSLVSPQTQNVCSWNGEEKGESFRVDVAIADAKPTEFDALLIPGGLRSADSLRASNKAVLFVHAMQIGRKPVAAICHALWVLIETDYVRGRKVTSCPSLRTDLTNAGAVWEDRAVVTDELLVTSQAPGDLAQFNDAAIALFRPRSSNVQNAS is encoded by the coding sequence ATGGTTCGTCCGCGCCCGCTCCACGGCGTCCGCGTCGCGATTCTCGTCGACGACGGATTCGAACAGATCGAGTTGACCTCTCCCCGCGAGGCGCTGCACGCGGCCGGCGCGACGACCTCGCTCGTCTCGCCGCAGACGCAAAACGTCTGCAGCTGGAACGGGGAGGAGAAGGGCGAGTCTTTCCGCGTCGACGTCGCGATCGCCGACGCTAAGCCGACCGAGTTCGACGCACTGCTGATTCCCGGCGGCCTGCGCAGCGCGGACAGCCTCCGAGCCTCCAACAAGGCGGTGCTCTTCGTGCACGCGATGCAGATTGGGCGCAAGCCGGTCGCCGCGATCTGTCACGCGCTGTGGGTTTTGATCGAGACCGACTACGTGCGCGGCCGCAAGGTGACGTCTTGCCCCTCGCTGCGGACCGATCTAACCAATGCGGGCGCCGTCTGGGAAGATCGCGCGGTCGTCACCGACGAGTTGCTGGTGACGAGCCAGGCTCCCGGCGACCTCGCGCAGTTCAACGATGCCGCGATCGCGCTTTTTAGACCGCGCTCGTCAAACGTGCAAAACGCGTCGTAA